The genomic segment GCCTTCAAAACGTCTATGTCAAACTAGAATGGCCGacttttgtttaaaatgtgGGCATTTGtccttgatatttttttcatacgtCCTGTGACGATATGACATGTCAACCCATTTCCTGTCTATCAGTGGAACTGGTCTCAtgggctgattttattttttgtatgaatggacaaattgaccattgaatggccatttcaaaacaaaacatctgagTTCTACTTAAATTACTAAATCACAATGTACATATTGTTAACTATGCATTtgaatttgcttttattttttgctacgTTTTATTCTGATGTCAGCTGCCAAGTTGACATTGCAAATGTGAATCTGGATAAATTAGTCAAATAAAGATGAATAATTAACCTTTTTCAACCATAGAGgccagccattaaaaaaaaggaacctcGAGTGTCACACAATATTCTGCCTCAAACATCTGAACActtgttttcttctttaaaatACCATAccaacaatgaaaatgtgattttgatgacatactaatatatttaccaaaaaacttaaaaaataaattaccagTGGAaaaattttgtttgaaaaagttTTGCAAATAGCATGCAAACTATTTGCTTGCTATTTAGTAGTCGTAGTGGTAGTATtcagttgtgtgtgcgtgcataagtCCCATAAATTGAGTTTGTGTGTATTTACATTGTCATTGCTTCTAAATATCTTCTCTCTTTGTGACACAATTTGGAGTAGATTTAACGTGACAATCACTTTGATTATTCTGAAGTGGCTGGTAACTTTGTATTTCCAAAGATCCCTCCCATCTTCATTCCATTGGGACAATGCCCTTAACCAAAAGAGATATAATGCTGCCATCTACTGGCCatagttttaaaaaaggaaaacaactttttaacTTGAGTTTTATAATCAAACCGGTAACCAAATCGTTTTCTCCATCCATTCctatattacaaaaataaagaaattaattttaatttaaaaaacaccaTACTTGACAGCAATTGCTGTCGCTCCTCGTTAATGTTCTAGCTGACATGATTTGACAAACGAATGGTAAATAATCATTGCAACAAATATTAGAGGGCTCAAAGGGCCAAATATAGTAAAAGATCAGAAAGGCAGGATGTGGCCCACGTGCCATACTTGTCCCACCACTGCACTAATTGcatgaataaacaaacaacaaaaaccctaCAAATATGGCTTTGATATTTCACACATTTGGTTGTGCAAAGTTCACAGGGTGACACTGACACACAAACTACCTCTGGACAGGTTCAGGCCAGATCCAGCTGTGGCAGTTCCTGTTGGAGCTGCTGTCAGACAGCAACAACGCCAGCATCATCACCTGGGAGGGCACCAACGGCGAGTTCAAAATGACCGATCCCGACGAGGTGGCCAAGCGTTGGGGCGAGCGTAAGAGCAAGCCCAACATGAACTACGACAAGCTGAGTCGCGCCCTGCGCTACTACTACGACAAGAACATCATGACCAAGGTGCACGGCAAGCGCTACGCCTACAAGTTTGACTTCCAGGGCATCTCGCAGACGCACCAGAGCCACCAGGCAGCCGACGGCGGCGGCATGGTCAAATACCAGACAGAGATGTCCTACGTGCAGCCTTATCACAGCCACCAGCCCAAAATGAACTTCATGACGGGTCACCCACCGCCCATGCCTGTCTCACCTGGGAACTTTTTCGGCCCACCGTCCACGTACTGGAACTCGCCCAGCAGCCCCATCTACCCCGGGGGGGCCATGAACAGACATCCGGCCACCCATTCCCACCTGAGCTCATACTACTGAGCACAAACACACCCAAAggaggaagatttttttttctttcaaaaagggCATTATACTGAAGTTTGGACGGACACAAGGGACGAATGGGATGGTTGTATACTCATCGTGGGATATTATGAATATACTGATGACACGCTGTATTTACTGTATTCAGTTTTTATGGAACCAAGTTTCTCTTCCCCTTGTACGACGGacagaaaaagtctacacacccgttCAAATGACAgatcattaaattaaaaactttgTCCACCATTgtgacataacatgtataattgatttttttttacttattagAAAGTGGAGTAAAAATAAACTATGGATAAAATGTATCCCTTAAAACTTATGCGTGAATGAGTTCAGAGTTTATCACATAGAAAATGATTATATAGAAGTCAGAAAAAAACTGCCACCATTTTAAATGCTTCcaattaaaatcaaattaattttaGCTGTTCTAGTGGGATCTCCCAgactttttctttccttcaagTGGAGAAAATGAAGGGCTTTTGCCAACGCTGACTGCAAGGTTGAACTTTATGGCCATCACTACCAAAAGAACACATAGTGGTGACATcatcatgctttggggctgtttttcttGACCTAAAACGGCGGCCTTGGACAAGGTggaaggaattatgaacagttccaaacaGCAGCTAATGTTCGCACAAAACATTCACCTTTCTGCTACAAAGCAAAATGAATGATGACGATAACAACTATTTGAGGTTTATCATATGCACTTTCAATTGCGGCAGATGTGcactgactcccatttaataTTAGCTTGAACGTGAATGGTTAATTTTGAACACAGCCACTTCCAAGTtagaagagggtgtgcacatttgTGCAATCAAATTATTACAGGAAgatctttttttcaaaactaagatttttttttccaaatcatttttttatagcTTATAGGTCACAACACGAGCAAAAGCTTGGAAATTATTTATCTTGCTGTAGTTTTGTTTTCCTCAATGTCACAAAACAACTGGTATTTGAaatggggtgtgtagactttttatatccactgcaaGTACCTTGTTTGACAGTTGGCGGAACGTTTTTGTCATCGAAAGAAACTTGACTTCAAAGACGTTTGTAAAAGAAATTGTACAGAATATTCCGTCATGTAGCAACGCGACATTTACTCATGTTAATAAATGTTTCTTGTAGCTAAGAACGGGACTCCTGTGGTTGCGACGTTTGGCTTTATTCGTCAAATTCAAAGATATCTTCAAAGGTTCGGAGAGGTTCTTTGACCTCCTCCACCATGGCAGAACCCTTCGTcaccatctcctcctcctcctcctcccattcCCAGTCCCACTCCACCACCTTACCCGTCACATCAGGCTTCGTCATCCCCGTGTTAGTCTTCTGTGTCGGCGCTGTGGTGGTGGAAAGCATCTCCATCTCAAATTTTCGGACAGCTTCCACATTAGGctctgaataaaaacaaatgaacgtCATCAGAATTGTATTTATACACCATCACCATGGTACACCATCCATGTCCAAAGTCGCCCCCACTCCATGTGTTTTAACAAAGTTTCGAGATAGTTCTATTTCCTCATGGAATCTTGTAAATACCTTCAAATGCTTGACGAGCTTCCTCCTCTGTGACAGCCGTGCCTTTCACCTGCTTattctcctcctcatcctcaacccgTTCCACTCCTCTGCCCCAAAACGGCCACTTCAGCTCTGTAGTGTCATCTGCGTCCATGATCAGTGCCGGCCACGGTGTAGTCATCCTTTGATTGAGCTCTGTGTTGGTCTTGACAATGGAAGTTGGTGctcttgtggtggtggtggagaagAACAATCGCTTCCTCTTGTGGTTTTTGAAGCGTTGCCCTCTTGGCTGCACTTTCCACCCTCTGCTGCTGGTGGTGACTTCACTCACTGGAATaaagaaatgtgaaaatgataaatgtaaaatactagagatttaaaaaggaaaaaaaaataggagggaTGATGTTTCTCACAAGCAGCAGAAGAGCCACAGCTGGAGTCACAGCAGGCACATACCCAGTCCCAGCCGTGTAGCTCCACCCAtcttaagggaaaaaaaagacaagcgaaatgattttatatataaataagtaAAAGAATATATGATTCCCATTCCTTTCTTTGATTGAATTACAATTATTAGAATCAAATGATGAGTAATTTTTTACTCATGTTGTGAAAAATTACAATTTCCTGACTGCTTGCAtgtaaagtgcatttttcccccTAACATATTACAGGCACTCTTGACAACAGGTTTTTGACTTATATTAGAATAAACGttcacatttttgttcttttacgaTTTATGTACTTCTTTCTATTCTGCCCCTTGTAATTCTAGTAAAgcggtttacaaaaaaaaaaaaaaaaaaaaaacagaccttcCCAAGTTTGTGTCGTAGTTACAGGACTTTGCCGTCGGAGTGGGAACGTTGCTTTCTGCCGACATGGTGCAGTGCATGTAGAGCTGCGGTAAATGATTTAGAAATTCACTCTTGGCCAAATCGTTGACCTGGAATCGccaacaaaatgtacagtaacTCACTTGGTCCGTCATCCCTTGGAAGTAGAAAGCATCCACAGAGAATCGGACAACGTTGTGTTTGTATGGGATGAATCTGGAGCGACTGTATTTGCTTTCAATCATGCACCTTCATCGTTGGAGGAAGACAAACGGTAGTTAAAAAGCACACGTCACTTTCTGCAATACAAAATCtgtggggttttgttttgtttttgtttttttacccaaaGTCCTTCACGACTGGAAATTGAGGTGTGGAGGTGTGCGACTTATTGGGTGTGGCATAACACGAGTGGACATAGAGCCTCATGTCTTGGGGCATGGATGGACCCTCGGCCTCAAAGTACATGGGCTCACCAAGAATGTACTGATCCAACGGAGCAAGCCTTTCCCACTGAGCTGCCAATTACAACACAAGGGAATTTATCTTTAAATTTATCCCATTTCTAGTTCGCAcagaagttttgtttttctccattcatATTGATTCTTGAAAATCATTCAAAATGAGGCAACATTGATTATTTCTGCAGAATTTACCATTCCGTGGGGTCAGAATGAAATTGGCTCTGTTTCGCATTGCTTTGAAGATGCGGCGCATGCGCATCTTTGGAAGATAGCCGACTTTGTAGGAATAATGATACCTGCAGAGAAATTCGGAATTTTCATAACACTGCGTATAAGGTCACTGGATCTGGACCCATATGGCGGCAGTCACCTGCTATAATTACAGGAAACCGTAATCACAAAGGGCGCCGTTCTCCTTATGGGCCCTTGGCGTATCCCTGGGTTGTACTGCAGCGTGTTTGAATAAGTCATCTGTCCATTTATCATCTGCACAAAAAGAAGTGAACTATCAGGAAAAAAGATAAATGCCAACTGTACATGTATCTTTTGTTGACAGAATTGTTTAAATAGTGAAATCACCCATGTAAATGAGAATTGAATTATTGGTATTATATAAGCAGATATCTTGTTTAATTTGAATATTCATCTGTGatgtggtttgttttgtgtcaaaTGCTTAAACATTAActacaaaatcaaataaaaaagggTCAAGTGAACGAAGCAATATATATCAGTCAACAAACACGAATATCGATCTCGATTTGGTTGTTGAGCCAAATATTCGATACATATATAGAAGACGTTAAAACGACCTCGTCGAATTTCAAACAGACAAAACTAAACTTTCGTAAGATTTTTGGTCTCAAGGAGAGTATGTCATCAGGTGTCGTGAGCGAGCAAATTGGAAATTATGCTACTTGTTAGCTTAGCCATAATATGGCTACAATTTTGGGTAAAGGTTGAAATGAGTCAAGGACTCATTTCTAGACATTGTGATAAACTGCTCAACGTGAATGAGTGTAAAGTAATTCGTGGCGTCCCGTTAATCACAAACGAAGGCTCACCTGTCGCTTGGTACCACATTGTTGTAGTCCattgagaaaataaacaaaattctTCGAGGATTTTTTTGCTTGACATGTACCCAGTTTGAGCTGATAATTAATTTCCCCATCACCCAGGATGCTTTTGGGGACCCTGACGAGCATTTTGTCCCTTTTGCACGACGTCTTCACGGAGCGATCCGCGGACGGGCCTGGCGGCCTCCAGCCAGGCCGCCCCGGGAGCAGGCGCTCTCGAACAGGCTGAGGTAAAGGCTCGAGGCCGCTGCCTTTGGCCGGGGATAAGTGCAGCTTTTCCAAGGGTGGCAGCCTGGAGTGGACGAACACGGGTAGTCTGAGATAAGCCTGGGGAAAAGTTGGCCATTCTCTTTGGAAATTGTTAATCATTGTTCGGTTTGGTCGGGTTAAAGCACTCGGGAATGGAGCAAAGGTAGTCTGTAATGGGGGCTTCCCTCCTTCGTATGAGGCAAACAGCGACAAAACGGTAAGGAATGGGAAATAAATCATGCCGATGGCGCTTAATGGCTCTGAAAATGGTGTAAATTGGTTTTAGTCTCGCATTAAGCGAAGTTTTTGCTGAGAAGCAGCTCGTTGGTGGCCGTCAAATTACACGCAACGTGAAGTTGAATGGCGCCACCGTCTGCTCATTTGATGTATCACAGCCAGGTGCCTTTAAAATTTCAAACAAATGTACGAGTCGAAGCTAACGAAATAAAATCGAAATTACGGTAAAATCTCAAATGCTGTACatacacattttattattaaaacCATCGTTTTATTGTGTAAAACATTTTAAGCACTTTCATTTTGATCGCTGCTGCCGCCATGTAGTTGCATGTATcgttttaaaacgttttttaattttaatttaaacaaTTGACGAAATTGTAGAGAGTTATATTCATAAATTTATACGAGTAAACCAATAATACGTAATATATAAAAAAGAATAACTTTGAACACAAAATCGAAAGTGGGGTGGACGCTGCTTGCCTTAATTTTCAGTcaaccaatgtttttttaatttacattttattaggtaaaagttcaaaaaatagaATTGTGTATGGACACCAGTTTTATGAGTAAATAACTGCCAATCTTCATTTAATTGCCagcattttaaatatattaaacAATTAAATGAGAACATGCTTTGTGAGTGTGCTGCTGCAGGAAGATCGTGTGCTCCAGGATTTTTTGCTTTATTCAACATGTTCCTTCATCTTTGTGGACAAAGGATTTAATTTATACAAATGTTCTGATCCGAATTAAGATTTATAGGCATTGGTGCAGGTCTGCACTGTCATCCATCTTCTTTTGGTCGTCGTATTAATTCATGTTTAACAATTTTTGTTGCATGTGCCAACAAGACCCTTTGCTAATCCACGGGCACGTGgacataatacacacacacacacacacacacttacgtgACACGTGCCCCCTGAGAGGTGACAACAGCTCGTgtatttgagaagaaaaaaaagaggatgaaaGGGGTGCTGGCATCAAGCATCCGGCGAACGCCAGACACTTCGGGTGTGAAAACGCATATCCAAgacgaggaccccccccccccccccacacacacacacacacacatacaaagctTTCCCTACAGCTGCTTTGCGCTCACAAAATTCAACCATGAACGACACTCAAATGACCCTCAACTGTTTTTGTGTACGCACTGTATTTCTTTTCAAGTCGCTAAAGCGACATGGTAGGATTCGTAAATTGACGCCAAAAGtgtaacgcacacacacacaccctcccccAAGCGTCTTTTGTGGACTTGCACcattattacatttttattttattttatttttcgctTGAGATGCTCACAAACAAATGCTGTGAGTAAAACGTGCGCAAATAAGTGTTTTACGGCCACAATAACGAACATCCACTAGGTTGTGTATTTCATTTCAAGTCTAGGCCTCTAAATTGTGATTAAATGATGTATTAAAGCGGAAAAAACGTGGCTTTCgtgaaaaaacacaataaaccGAAGGTGTCAACATTTGCACACATATATGTGTGACAGCTGGACAAGTTTCCCACGGGAGATAAGAGAACATTTATGTtacgtgtttgttgtttgacaaTTGCCCTCGCGTGCAAAGTTGCCTGCGTGGCGGCCCGTGGAATGACGCGTGCCTGTCTTTTCACTCGTGTGAATAAACGAACGTGTGACTGAATGAAGTTATTGCTGCACTTTGATGACTCACACTTCTCCCCACGACGGAAAGCGACCTGTTTCCGTTCTCCCAGCATCACACCCCGAGGGCAACGTTTGTCTTCACATCGGCCTTGGTTGCATACATTGTCACACAAATTCGATGTCTTGTTCCTCTCTCGCTTTAATATTCTAATAGGCCGAAGCACCCACCGCttatgttattaaaaaaaactgacaatagGCTACTTCGAAAGTGAATTTTGCcgaaaaatatttggaaaataattaaTGTATCAATGTAGTCTCACTAGCGACAGATTTGATTTATTCCTAAAATATAGATAAATGCATAAACAACCCTTCGATTGACTTGGTCGTTTGAGCCAATGCGTAAGTATGCACCTCATGTTGGCTGAATGAATAACACTTCATTTATGGCTTCCTGCACTAAAGGATTGAGAAGGGTTGCCGAATGGCGTTCCCACGGGGACACACTTTGATTGTCCCTTCTTTCCACGTAAGTGTAGAAAACGCGTTACAACCCGCTCTCGACATATGCGCCACCATTTGCATCTGTGGCTGAATGTCTGAGAACCCCATTTtggaacacacacccacacacacatctatctcAATCAACAGCTGTAAATACAGAtccaatttaaataaatataaagaaGTATCAACATTTTAATCTCCGacttaaaaaaggaaagaatgTTAATTATACTTACAGTATATAACATACAATATCTCAGCAAATGATTTctgtgatttgttttgaaatacatGAAATTTGCTTGAACAGCTGACAGCAGAGGCAAAGAGGTGTCGACAAAGTCCAAACAACTTCACGCTGGGAAATCATTTCAGCATTTCATTTTATCCGAACCACTTTAAACGGTGGCAGGTGTCTGATGAagatttaacatgagtttaCATGCCTATGTTGTAAGAAATGAGTCCAGTTTGTTTTTAGTTCAGCTCTTGAAAAGATTACCATTTTCTCCGCAGTTGTACGGGTTATAGTCACTTTAAATACGGGGCAGGGGCGGGGGGTCCTCATTTTTAAATATcagaaaaacctggcatttggaCAAGGGTGTGTAAAAGTTTTACACTACATAGAccacgtgtcaaactcaaggcttgggggccagatccgggccccaatatcattttatgtggcccgcaagagcaaatcatgtgttcaactatcatgattcttgctcatatctgtactgaaatgtcaaagTGTTGTGGGTAATAAATAATGAGATTTTCCACCGGCCCTCCGAAGGAACCCGTAACTCCAAAATGGctcgcaacaaaaaaataagtttgacaccccggATAAAGACCATATGTATTGGGACTGGTTTCATCTATGACTGATCTGTGCCTTTTAAAAGTGAAATTATTACTTGAATTTAACTTTGCCCACCATGGCAATAGTGTATGCACAGTAACTGCTTTGCGTCTCTGTTGGGATATCAAGACTAATTTAGTCACACCCCCggagaaagtaagaagaaaacacacacacacacacacacacgtcgttTGATTGAATTGGAATGTTTATTTATGGGAGGGGTGGGGTCTGACAACAACAATAGAGGCTCACCATAGGGAGACATGGATAATAAGTTAGTGTGCAAAATATACAAATTATATATTATCATGAGGAGGGATCACAGAGGTTGTTCATAACTCATGGACGTGAGGGTGGGGCCCCTCGTACTTTAAAGCAGCTGGAAATGAGACGGGACACTTGATTATGATCCACACTCCCgttatgatgtgtgtgtgtgtgtgacaactcACCTCTGAAGTGGACACATGGTGGGCGCCAGCATCCAGCTCCCCATCCCAAGCGGCACTATATCTACATCTATAGTGGGTCGAGTGGTTCACATATATACACAGCAGCGTACAAACGACGTCTTTAAACTATTTACACCATCAACTTGACAGATAATGTATACAtagggaaggggcgggggggttcaaAGTTCATTGTTTAGGGCCAGGGCCTCCACACACTGGGGCCAAGTGAGGGGCCCTCCGCCGGGGGGCTCTCCATGCACGTCCCCAGCCAGTTTTGCCCCTGCGGGGGGGTTCTGGGGGCCTGAGCCGCCGCTCGTCTGTTGTGCTTGGACTTGTGTCTCAGCACGTGGAggatggaggaagaagaggaggatgaaggtGAAAAGGAGCGTTGGATGAAGGAGGTATCCAAGGCGAGCCACAGGCTTTTGCCCTCGGGCCCCAGGAAGTGGGCGGCCCTTTGCAGGCAGGTGTGGAAGCCGTCTTGGAAGGAATGTTGCGGTGGTTGTTGGCCATTTGTTGCTTTGCTCGTATTGTGGAGGAACAGGACCGTGTGCTCCAAAATCTCGGTCTTCTCCACACGACGCTGCGCTGGACCCTATAGAGCAACACATGTACGTTCATTTAATATCAGGTACACATTTTCAATATTATGTCATCATTAGAGTGGAACCTATGTCAGTTGATTTTGGGCAAAAGGCAGGGTACACTGATAGACAATCATTCCTATTAACACCTCTGCATAATATAGTCCTCAACATGAATGTTTCTTGGGATGCGGAAGCCGGGGCACCTGTAGAAAACCAACGTGAGATTTGAACTCGGAACATTGTGACTGTGAAGCAGATGCGCCAATCACTAGGTCACCTGCAGCCATTTTTTTGAAGAATGATgctaatgtgcatgtttttgaccCATGAAAGTgcacggagaacatgcaaactccacacaggagggaaGGCCTGAAAcgagatttgaacccagaacagTGAGgtagacgtgctaatcactagGTCACCGCGCTGCCCTCAATATGACTCATTTGAGCTCATattggctttttgtttttttacctgctGCTCCTGTTGTTGTGGCTCTTGCATCAACATGCACCTCAAACGCTCCAGACTATGGTTCATTCTCTCACGTCGACGCTTCTCGACTTGGGATTTTATTAGCTGgaaagtgttttaaaaaaaataataaaaacaagtcaACTCTTCTATATCCATACGAAACTAAACTCCTTCCTAACTACACGTAAATACTAcatgatggggggaaaaaaaggcctttTACCTTTCTGTCGCGGTTTGGGTCCTCCGCATCCTGCATGAGCTTCATGATTCGTTCGTTTTCCAACTGTGGACTTTCTGTGGTTTCCAGAAGTTCTCAGGAAAAGGACGCGAAGACAACTGGTTGCTGATTTTATATCCTCGCTCTCCTCTCTGGCCCCGCCCACTTCCCCCGCAACAGCCAATCACGTGGCAAATCCACATTGGTGTCATGTCGCCTCAGATTTGAGTTTTTAGATTGCATGTTATACTGTAACAATTGAGCTACCTCTAATTATCTCgccatttagagcaataaatcCGCTTAAGGATTGAAGATGTACAAATAGATAATAAATTCAGATGTCCTTTGCGAAGTGCCCACGCAAACTCTGAAATGTTACCCCGGCCGATAGCGGGCTCAGGTCGGTCACATTCGCCGACACTGGCCcttacaaaacaaactctggtTCTTTTTCGGCTCCTGAGCGAAGTATCCAAGTAAGCCAATTCGAATTTTTGGATCCCGCGAAAGTGCTGTCAGATCGAAACAGGCTGAGCTAGACAATCGCTGGCTCTTTTTACATGTTTACTTAAACTCCagagtgcggggggggggggcaagcctgCTTGGGATGTTGCCCGAATCGGACACTCGTTGAGCTCGAACGTTGACATAcatgggttcttttttttcccccatgttcAGAGCGCAGTGCCCAGGCgtactgtttatttatttctttcgaATTTATAGTTACGATcggatgaaaatgtattttaacgtGTGTTAAGAAACATAATTTGTGCAGCAGAGCTCCCTGGCGAAGTggcgtatttttaaaaaaaaatgctttaaacgTCCCCTCAGGATGTTTGCCACCTCTGCTAAAATCGGCGACATGCTTAGTTAAACAGGTCACTcttaaaatgaaattattaataaataaatatcagatCATTAGTATTTtggttcgggtttttttttgcatgttcggCGAAGTATTGACATATGAAAGCGCGAGAGAATATTAAACATATATGAGATTTTTCAAATAGTAAAGcaaccaaataaatatttgagaTGAAGGTATATTTATCCCGTGCAAAACCTGATATTAATTCTTACACTATAACAAATAATTACTCCCAGGCGAACTGCAACGGGTTGCCTTTGTATTTGCCCCTTTGCCGTGTGCATGCGGGATCACTTGAAACGAAGACGTTAGCATTCACACTTGCAAAGCCACGCGTGCCATTTTGCATGTGTGCCGCGTGCTTGCGTACCAAATTGTCCACGGGTGGGTGCGAAATCCTTTCAAGTGGACGCGCGACCGTGGGACAGCGACGCCACTGTCGCAAAGACCCCCAAGGTGTGACAGTGGGAGAGTGACCAGCAGACGTTTCTCGCCAGGGGAAGTGTGAATGGTTCACGCTTGAATCGAAATGACGTGCACGCGTCATTCCACGGGGCGCCGCGCACTCATACGCACGCGAAGGCAATAAGATTAAGGAGAAACgtgacatgaataaaaaaataagtcgATTGATGTATCAATATACCGTATGTTGCACCATGACATTGTTTCGCAACAGAATATGTGTACAACATTTTACGTTTATGCGTGGATTTTGGTTGgaataatttaattttaaaaaagtttaaatGTTATTTGATTGAAAAATTATATGTAAAGACGAATCTAGACTTTCAGATGAATACAGTACAAGACAGTAAAACACTTATACGAACAGCTTCTCCCACGCGTGTTAATACTGGATAACTGCTCTAGATAAAATGCAGACTAATTTTGAATCCAAACCTTCATTAAAATCAAAGCATCTTTCACCGACGGATTAAATAATTTGTTGGTCGGGATAGAATCTCAGTtttcaaaaaatgaaagcaacatcttgtgttctttttttgctcttcgAGGAAATACGTCAAAACGTTAAAAGAAATGCTTAATTGAGAAACGAGCTCAACTGAGGTTCCCACACACTCACCGGCGGATGCAAATGGTGGCGGCAGTTGTCGAGAGCGTGTTGTAACCATCGAGTTTTTCTACACCTCTGAAAGGAAGTGGACAATGAAAGCGTGTCCTTGTGGGAATGCCATTCGACGGCCCTTCTCATTCTTCAAGTGCAGGAAGCCATAAATGAAGTGCTATTCGTTCAAGCCTAGGTGTCGTGCCTAATGACACGATGGCTCAAGTACGAAAAAGTC from the Hippocampus zosterae strain Florida chromosome 5, ASM2543408v3, whole genome shotgun sequence genome contains:
- the LOC127601211 gene encoding zona pellucida sperm-binding protein 3-like, which produces MIYFPFLTVLSLFASYEGGKPPLQTTFAPFPSALTRPNRTMINNFQREWPTFPQAYLRLPVFVHSRLPPLEKLHLSPAKGSGLEPLPQPVRERLLPGRPGWRPPGPSADRSVKTSCKRDKMLVRVPKSILGDGEINYQLKLGTCQAKKSSKNFVYFLNGLQQCGTKRQMINGQMTYSNTLQYNPGIRQGPIRRTAPFVITVSCNYSRYHYSYKVGYLPKMRMRRIFKAMRNRANFILTPRNAQWERLAPLDQYILGEPMYFEAEGPSMPQDMRLYVHSCYATPNKSHTSTPQFPVVKDFGCMIESKYSRSRFIPYKHNVVRFSVDAFYFQGMTDQLYMHCTMSAESNVPTPTAKSCNYDTNLGRWVELHGWDWVCACCDSSCGSSAACEKHHP
- the LOC127600784 gene encoding transcription factor HES-7.1-A-like, whose translation is MKLMQDAEDPNRDRKLIKSQVEKRRRERMNHSLERLRCMLMQEPQQQEQQGPAQRRVEKTEILEHTVLFLHNTSKATNGQQPPQHSFQDGFHTCLQRAAHFLGPEGKSLWLALDTSFIQRSFSPSSSSSSSILHVLRHKSKHNRRAAAQAPRTPPQGQNWLGTCMESPPAEGPSLGPSVWRPWP